In Chaetodon trifascialis isolate fChaTrf1 chromosome 4, fChaTrf1.hap1, whole genome shotgun sequence, one DNA window encodes the following:
- the abhd17ab gene encoding alpha/beta hydrolase domain-containing protein 17A, producing MNGLSLSELCCLFCCPPCPSRIAAKLAFLPPEPTYAFLPDPEAGPAATGVTGTSSLRARSGASVAGAGAVEGRWKLHLTERAEFQYSQRELDTTEVFLTRSSRGNRVGCMYIRCVPNARFTVLFSHGNAVDLGQMSSFYIGLGTRINCNIFSYDYSGYGVSTGKPTEKNLYSDIDAAWHALRTRYGISPENIILYGQSIGTVPTVDLASRYECAAVVLHSPLTSGMRVAFPDTKKTYCFDAFPNIEKVSKITSPVLIIHGTEDEVIDFSHGLALFERCPKAVEPLWVEGAGHNDIELYSQYLERLRRFIGQELAVQHA from the exons ATGAATGGCCTCTCTCTCAGCGAGCTCTGCTGCCTGTTCTGCTGCCCGCCCTGCCCCAGCCGCATCGCAGCCAAGCTCGCCTTCCTGCCCCCGGAGCCCACGTACGCCTTTCTACCAGACCCGGAGGCGGGCCCCGCCGCAACGGGGGTGACGGGCACGTCCAGCCTGCGGGCGCGGAGCGGTGCGTCAGTCGCTGGGGCCGGGGCCGTGGAGGGGAGATGGAAGCTCCACCTGACGGAGCGGGCAGAGTTTCAGTACTCGCAGAGAGAGCTGGACACGACAGAGGTGTTCCTCACTCGCTCCAGCCGAGGAAACCGAGTCGGCTGCATGTACATTCGCTGTGTTCCCAATGCCAG ATTTACAGTGCTCTTCTCCCACGGTAATGCAGTCGACCTGGGCCAGATGAGCAGTTTCTACATCGGCCTTGGCACTCGCATCAACTGTAACATCTTTTCCTACGACTACTCAGGCTACGGCGTCAGCACTGGCAAGCCCACTGAGAAGAACCTCTACTCAGACATCGATGCTGCCTGGCACGCCCTGCGCACACG GTATGGCATCAGCCCAGAGAATATTATCCTGTATGGACAGAGCATTGGTACGGTACCCACTGTGGACCTGGCGTCACGGTATGAGTGTGCTGCCGTGGTTCTTCACTCACCTCTCACATCCGGCATGAGAGTGGCCTTTCCAGACACAAAGAAGACGTACTGCTTCGACGCGTTCCCCAA CATCGAGAAAGTGTCCAAAATCACATCCCCTGTGCTCATCATCCACGGCACCGAGGACGAGGTGATCGACTTCTCCCACGGCCTGGCGCTGTTTGAGCGCTGCCCCAAGGCTGTGGAGCCTCTGTGGGTGGAGGGAGCGGGACACAACGACATTGAATTGTACAGCCAGTATCTGGAGCGCCTGCGCCGCTTCATAGGACAGGAGCTGGCGGTACAGCACGCCTGA
- the LOC139329978 gene encoding AN1-type zinc finger protein 5: MAQETNQTQVPMLCTMGCGFYGNPRTNGMCSVCYKEHLQRQQGGGRSSPPGEKAATSPAGSPGSAGVTVESATSEPSTEVAGTPPEEQTTSPSSPSPVTQQMTAMSISQDSGAVDSDRAEAEEGEEEGTSNSSEPAGEAAQALSDNDQTPDKNKKKNRCFSCRKKVGLTGFDCRCGNLFCAIHRYSDKHDCPYDYRSAAAARIRKENPIVVAEKIQKL; this comes from the exons ATGGCTCAGGAGACCAATCAGACGCAGGTGCCAATGCTTTGCACTATGGGATGTGGTTTCTATGGTAACCCCCGCACCAACGGCATGTGCTCGGTCTGCTACAAGGAACACCTGCAGAGACAACAGGGAGGGGGACGATCCAGCCCCCCGGGAGAGAAAG CTGCTACATCACCGGCAGGATCACCAGGGTCAGCTGGTGTGACCGTGGAGAGCGCAACCTCAGAACCCAGTACAGAGGTGGCGGGGACCCCACCTGAGGAGCAAACGACCAG TCCCAGCTCCCCCAGTCCAGTAACTCAACAGATGACAGCTATGAGCATCTCCCAGGATTCAGGCGCTGTAGACTCTGATCGAGCggaggctgaggagggagaagaggagggtaCTTCCAACAGCTCAG AGCCGGCGGGGGAAGCAGCACAGGCTTTGTCTGATAACGACCAAACTCctgataaaaacaagaaaaagaaccGCTGCTTTTCTTGCCGGAAGAAAGTGGGCCTTACTG GTTTTGACTGTCGCTGCGGCAACCTGTTCTGTGCCATTCACCGTTACTCTGACAAACACGACTGTCCCTATGATTACCGGAGCGCAGCTGCTGCCCGCATACGCAAGGAGAACCCCATCGTGGTGGCTGAGAAAATTCAGAAGTTATGA